Proteins from one Lacrimispora sphenoides genomic window:
- a CDS encoding ABC transporter permease: MNSKRQSWYKRLFAVRGMGQVVTVSLGLIVMCVVFGIINPTFFSGKNVANLLRQIAPILLIGIGQSYVLITGNIDLSIGSVVGMSCMISATMMTKGMNPWVAVILTLLCCLIVGVVNGLLVAKCKLPPFIATLGTMTIARGVAQIVNNNYNTDAIGDGARGFRDFFYYGKVAGVYNTVIISIVLWLVFNFLLSKTRTGRHIYAIGSNIEASKLSGVNIVATTTKAYLVSSFCSCVVGLVICATSGMGTMDAGNAYEMYAVAASVIGGVSTLGGQGILIGTVIGASIWGVLQNGLQFAGAPVAIRNIVIGAIVVISVLIDVIVRSGKLGKKNKIEP, translated from the coding sequence ATGAATAGTAAAAGGCAGAGTTGGTATAAAAGGCTGTTCGCCGTTCGCGGGATGGGGCAGGTAGTCACCGTAAGTTTAGGACTTATCGTTATGTGCGTTGTTTTTGGCATCATAAACCCTACATTCTTTTCCGGGAAAAATGTTGCGAATCTTTTGCGTCAGATTGCGCCGATCCTGCTAATCGGCATCGGACAGTCCTATGTATTGATCACTGGCAATATTGATTTGTCCATTGGTTCTGTTGTCGGCATGAGCTGCATGATATCTGCGACCATGATGACAAAGGGCATGAATCCATGGGTTGCGGTAATTCTTACCCTGTTGTGCTGTCTGATCGTAGGCGTTGTCAACGGCTTACTGGTAGCCAAGTGCAAGCTTCCGCCCTTTATTGCAACCTTAGGTACCATGACAATTGCCAGGGGCGTTGCTCAGATTGTCAATAATAACTACAATACCGATGCTATTGGAGACGGGGCAAGGGGATTTCGGGATTTCTTTTATTATGGAAAGGTCGCGGGAGTGTATAATACAGTGATCATATCCATTGTTTTATGGCTGGTATTTAATTTCCTATTAAGCAAAACAAGAACCGGGCGGCACATTTATGCAATCGGAAGCAACATAGAGGCCTCCAAGCTATCCGGGGTAAATATTGTAGCCACCACTACTAAGGCTTATCTGGTCAGCTCTTTTTGCTCCTGCGTCGTAGGACTTGTGATCTGCGCAACAAGCGGCATGGGTACCATGGATGCGGGCAATGCCTATGAAATGTATGCTGTGGCGGCTTCCGTAATCGGAGGAGTTTCTACACTAGGAGGCCAGGGAATTCTAATTGGTACGGTAATCGGAGCCTCCATCTGGGGCGTGCTCCAGAATGGACTTCAGTTTGCAGGCGCCCCGGTTGCAATCCGAAATATTGTCATCGGCGCCATTGTAGTGATCTCCGTATTGATTGATGTGATTGTACGAAGCGGAAAGCTGGGAAAGAAAAATAAGATAGAACCATAA
- a CDS encoding ABC transporter substrate-binding protein, protein MKRKVLAAILSMGVIASMAGCSSGQKEAAATTGATTAAATEAATTAAETAKEAASSGGSHKVYLITMDQMDQHWVNVDAGAQKAVKELGNVDYKWLAPDVKDDAKQIECINNAVAGGAQAILLAANGPDAVTASLQEAIDAGVKVVYVDSAASLPAIQTLATDNKAAGKTAGDEMIKALKEKGIESGKIGIVNVNAATASTVAREEGFRSAFEGTKFEILETQYGEGDAAKSKDIAANYITQGCVGIFGANEGSTVGTGNAIQEAGETVIGVGFDKSDMILQLIKDGYLLATMAQNPDVMGYEGIKTAVNALEGKDTGDKNVDTGVSVLTKDTSK, encoded by the coding sequence ATGAAGCGGAAAGTATTGGCGGCTATTCTTTCTATGGGAGTGATTGCGTCTATGGCAGGCTGCAGCAGCGGGCAGAAGGAGGCTGCAGCTACGACCGGGGCAACAACAGCAGCTGCAACAGAAGCTGCAACCACAGCTGCAGAAACAGCAAAAGAGGCGGCTTCCAGCGGCGGCTCACACAAGGTTTATTTAATCACCATGGATCAAATGGACCAGCACTGGGTAAACGTGGATGCAGGTGCCCAGAAGGCTGTAAAGGAGCTTGGAAATGTAGATTACAAATGGCTGGCTCCTGATGTAAAGGATGACGCAAAACAGATCGAATGTATTAACAATGCCGTAGCAGGAGGCGCACAGGCCATTTTACTTGCAGCTAACGGTCCTGATGCAGTTACTGCATCCTTACAGGAAGCCATTGATGCAGGAGTAAAAGTGGTATACGTAGACTCCGCAGCATCTCTGCCAGCGATCCAGACTCTTGCAACAGATAACAAAGCTGCTGGAAAAACTGCAGGTGATGAAATGATCAAAGCCTTAAAGGAAAAAGGAATCGAATCAGGCAAGATCGGCATCGTAAACGTGAATGCTGCAACCGCATCCACAGTGGCCAGAGAAGAAGGCTTCCGTTCTGCATTTGAGGGAACAAAGTTTGAGATCCTGGAAACTCAGTACGGCGAAGGCGATGCGGCAAAATCCAAGGATATTGCAGCAAACTATATTACCCAGGGCTGCGTAGGCATTTTCGGAGCCAATGAAGGCTCTACAGTAGGAACAGGCAATGCCATTCAGGAAGCAGGCGAGACTGTAATCGGCGTAGGCTTTGATAAATCCGATATGATCCTTCAGCTGATTAAAGATGGCTATCTCCTTGCAACCATGGCTCAGAACCCAGATGTTATGGGATATGAAGGAATAAAGACAGCTGTTAATGCTCTGGAAGGCAAGGATACAGGAGACAAGAACGTAGATACTGGCGTTTCCGTTCTTACAAAAGATACATCAAAATAA
- a CDS encoding ROK family protein — translation MMHIMGFDIGGTKCAVFLCRLEGDTIIWNDRKEIQTTSDWRAVLDMLSVYGESILETHGVSRPDCRIGISCGGPLSLDRMVICSPPNLPGWVSVPIVSYLSEKLQMPARMLNDADACALAEWKYGAGKGSLHMIFLTFGTGLGAGLILNGRLYTGACGMAGEVGHVRLKEDGPVGYGKAGSLEGFCSGGGIRQMAIDKAKQMEKEGKKASFQTGEKEEINAKDVAEAARAGHKDATELLKESGTYFGRGLSMLIDILNPEVIVAGSIYARTHEFMEPSMWEEIRREALTSSAAACRIVPAQLGEKIGDYGAVMAAVYE, via the coding sequence ATGATGCATATCATGGGATTTGATATTGGAGGAACAAAGTGTGCGGTGTTTCTTTGCCGGCTGGAGGGTGATACGATTATATGGAACGACCGGAAGGAAATACAGACTACATCAGACTGGAGAGCAGTGTTGGATATGTTGAGCGTTTATGGGGAAAGTATACTGGAGACTCATGGGGTTTCCCGGCCCGATTGCCGTATTGGAATATCCTGCGGAGGACCTTTGAGCCTTGACCGCATGGTCATCTGTTCTCCTCCTAACCTGCCGGGATGGGTTTCAGTTCCCATTGTTTCCTATCTTTCGGAAAAACTCCAAATGCCCGCCAGAATGTTAAACGATGCCGATGCCTGTGCCCTTGCCGAATGGAAATACGGGGCAGGTAAAGGATCTCTTCATATGATATTCCTCACCTTTGGTACCGGCCTTGGCGCAGGGCTGATTTTGAATGGGCGTTTATATACAGGTGCCTGCGGCATGGCAGGAGAAGTTGGCCATGTCCGCCTGAAAGAGGACGGGCCGGTCGGATACGGAAAGGCGGGGAGCCTGGAAGGATTTTGCAGCGGCGGCGGAATTCGGCAAATGGCAATAGATAAAGCAAAACAGATGGAAAAAGAGGGGAAAAAGGCCTCCTTCCAGACTGGAGAAAAGGAGGAAATTAATGCAAAGGATGTGGCTGAGGCTGCTAGGGCAGGTCATAAAGATGCCACAGAATTACTGAAAGAGTCGGGAACGTATTTCGGAAGAGGATTGTCCATGCTCATTGATATCCTGAATCCGGAGGTAATAGTTGCCGGCAGTATATATGCCAGAACCCACGAATTCATGGAACCATCCATGTGGGAGGAAATCCGCAGGGAGGCTCTCACCTCTTCCGCAGCTGCATGCAGGATCGTGCCTGCCCAGTTAGGGGAGAAGATCGGGGATTATGGAGCTGTCATGGCTGCGGTTTATGAATAG
- a CDS encoding MATE family efflux transporter: METDMTRGNPLPIILKFTLPLLMGNIFQQLYNMADTIIVGRFVGPDALAAVGSTGTIMFLVIGFSQGMSTGFTVLTSQRFGAGDENGAKRSVANGIILSSFVIVLMTVLSLSFMRTLLKVMNTPGNIFEDAYTYISIICMGIVANVFYNLFSSYLRSVGNSRIPLLFLMFSASLNVVLDLVFIINFKMGVAGAAWATNLSQGISALLCIFYIYKKVPVLTPKRHHWKLNVTDTKRQLSVGIPMALQFGITASGTIIMQSAVNLFGSAAVAAYTAANKFQGLVLQGMVAMGQTMATYSGQNYGKGDIGRIRQGVRLVLWTEVVYSALSSVIVCLVLPYALRLFFSGDVDIAEMLPWAKTYIYLCAVFYIPLGMIFIFRNTMQGCGYGLLPMIGGVVELVARLITAGLAIRLLSFPLACACDPAAWLSAGLFTTISYIYIMKRVEKSRENKGLV; encoded by the coding sequence ATGGAAACTGATATGACAAGAGGCAATCCGCTTCCGATCATTTTAAAATTCACACTTCCGCTTCTGATGGGTAATATCTTTCAGCAGCTTTATAACATGGCAGATACCATTATCGTAGGCCGTTTTGTTGGACCGGATGCACTGGCAGCGGTGGGGTCCACCGGTACGATCATGTTCCTGGTCATTGGATTTTCCCAGGGCATGAGCACCGGGTTTACGGTCCTTACCAGCCAGCGGTTTGGAGCAGGAGATGAAAACGGCGCGAAGCGCTCCGTGGCCAATGGGATCATTCTGTCATCTTTCGTTATTGTGCTTATGACAGTCTTAAGCCTCTCTTTTATGAGAACACTATTAAAGGTCATGAACACGCCCGGCAATATTTTCGAGGATGCTTATACCTACATTTCCATCATCTGCATGGGAATTGTTGCAAATGTATTTTACAATCTGTTTTCCTCTTATCTCCGTTCCGTTGGGAACAGCCGGATCCCCCTTTTGTTCCTGATGTTTTCTGCCTCTCTGAACGTAGTGCTGGATCTTGTTTTTATTATTAATTTCAAAATGGGAGTGGCTGGAGCCGCCTGGGCAACGAATCTCTCGCAGGGGATATCCGCGCTTTTGTGCATCTTCTATATTTATAAAAAAGTTCCGGTTTTAACTCCAAAGAGGCATCACTGGAAACTGAATGTGACGGATACAAAGCGCCAGCTTTCCGTGGGAATTCCCATGGCTCTTCAATTTGGAATCACTGCATCAGGAACCATCATCATGCAGTCTGCCGTTAATTTATTCGGTTCAGCCGCAGTAGCAGCTTATACGGCCGCCAACAAGTTTCAGGGGTTGGTTCTGCAGGGAATGGTCGCCATGGGTCAGACAATGGCTACGTATTCGGGTCAGAATTACGGAAAGGGAGACATAGGAAGAATCCGCCAAGGCGTCAGACTTGTACTTTGGACAGAGGTCGTCTATTCAGCGCTTTCTTCTGTCATCGTCTGTTTAGTCCTCCCATATGCATTAAGGCTGTTTTTCTCAGGTGATGTGGATATAGCGGAAATGCTGCCATGGGCGAAAACCTATATTTATTTATGTGCTGTTTTTTATATTCCCCTAGGAATGATTTTTATATTTAGAAATACCATGCAGGGGTGTGGCTACGGCCTTCTTCCCATGATTGGAGGAGTTGTAGAGCTTGTGGCAAGACTGATAACTGCTGGATTGGCGATCCGGCTTTTAAGCTTCCCCTTGGCCTGCGCCTGCGATCCGGCAGCCTGGTTAAGCGCTGGTCTGTTCACTACAATCTCATATATCTATATCATGAAGAGGGTGGAAAAAAGCAGGGAAAACAAAGGTCTTGTCTGA
- the plsX gene encoding phosphate acyltransferase PlsX: MIKVAVDAMGGDYAPVEMVAGAVEAVNANKEVQVLLVGQEHIVSEELKKHTYQKDQIQIVNASEVIETDEPPVNAIRKKKDSSIVVGMNLVKQKEADAFVSAGSSGAILVGGQVIVGRIRGVERPPLAPLIPTEKGVSLLIDCGANVDARPSHLVQFARMGSLYMEHVVGIKNPRVAIVNIGAEEEKGNALVKETFPLLKECKDIHFTGSIEAREIPHGGADVIVCEAFVGNVILKLYEGVGATLIDKVKRGMMGSLRSKIGALLVKPALKESLKSFDASQHGGAPLLGLNGLVVKTHGNSKATEVKNSILQCVTFKEQGINDKIRESLKKNDENQE; encoded by the coding sequence ATGATAAAAGTAGCTGTTGACGCCATGGGCGGCGACTATGCACCGGTGGAGATGGTTGCCGGAGCCGTAGAGGCGGTAAACGCGAATAAAGAAGTCCAGGTTCTCTTAGTAGGGCAGGAGCATATTGTATCGGAAGAGCTGAAGAAGCATACGTATCAAAAGGATCAGATACAGATTGTGAATGCGTCAGAGGTAATCGAGACGGATGAACCTCCGGTTAACGCCATACGAAAGAAGAAAGATTCTTCCATCGTTGTGGGAATGAATCTGGTAAAACAAAAGGAAGCGGATGCATTTGTATCGGCTGGCAGTTCGGGCGCTATACTGGTTGGCGGACAGGTGATTGTCGGACGGATAAGAGGGGTGGAACGACCACCGCTTGCACCGCTTATCCCAACGGAAAAAGGCGTTTCCCTGCTGATTGACTGCGGAGCCAATGTGGATGCCAGACCGTCCCATTTGGTACAGTTTGCCAGAATGGGATCCCTTTACATGGAACATGTAGTGGGAATAAAGAATCCAAGAGTGGCTATCGTTAATATCGGCGCAGAAGAGGAAAAGGGAAATGCGCTTGTAAAAGAAACCTTTCCACTGTTAAAGGAGTGCAAGGATATCCATTTTACCGGAAGCATTGAAGCCAGGGAGATTCCACATGGCGGTGCAGATGTCATTGTTTGTGAGGCTTTTGTAGGCAATGTAATTCTGAAGCTTTATGAAGGAGTAGGAGCAACCTTAATCGATAAGGTAAAACGCGGTATGATGGGAAGTTTAAGGAGCAAAATCGGAGCTCTGCTTGTAAAACCTGCTTTGAAGGAAAGCCTAAAATCATTTGATGCATCTCAGCACGGCGGAGCACCGCTTCTGGGACTGAATGGCTTGGTTGTAAAAACCCATGGGAATTCAAAGGCAACAGAAGTGAAGAACTCCATACTTCAGTGCGTGACCTTCAAAGAACAGGGAATTAATGATAAGATAAGAGAAAGTCTTAAAAAGAATGATGAAAATCAAGAATAG
- the acpP gene encoding acyl carrier protein: MEFEKLQNIIAEVLNIEPDEVSMNSTFVDDLGADSLDVFQIIMGIEEEFDIEIPTEVAENIVSVNDAVEQIKNALN; the protein is encoded by the coding sequence ATGGAATTTGAGAAGTTACAGAACATAATTGCAGAGGTGTTAAATATTGAGCCGGATGAGGTGTCCATGAACTCCACATTTGTGGATGACCTAGGCGCTGACTCCCTTGATGTGTTCCAGATCATTATGGGCATTGAGGAGGAATTTGATATTGAGATTCCAACAGAAGTGGCAGAAAACATCGTAAGTGTCAATGATGCAGTAGAACAGATCAAGAATGCTTTAAATTAA
- the rnc gene encoding ribonuclease III, producing MSRNLKELEERIGYRFSDSHLMTQAMTHSSYANEHRLNKLECNERLEFLGDSVLEVVSSDCLYHKYPERPEGDLTKIRASIVCEPTLAYCAEDISLGEYLLLGKGEEATGGRGRASIVSDAMEALIGAIYLDGGFANAKEFILRFIMNDLEHKQLFYDSKTILQEIVQSKTDEPLSYELLREEGPDHNKVFESQVMIGQEIIGKGTGRTKKAAEQVAAYHGILRLKNMDTTCGHTSMSRKHGQ from the coding sequence ATGAGCAGGAATTTAAAAGAACTGGAGGAGCGTATCGGCTACCGTTTTTCGGACAGCCATCTCATGACACAGGCCATGACACACAGCTCCTATGCCAATGAACACCGGTTAAATAAGCTGGAATGCAACGAACGCCTGGAATTTTTAGGAGACTCTGTGCTGGAAGTGGTTTCCAGTGACTGTCTGTATCACAAGTATCCGGAAAGGCCGGAGGGGGATTTGACAAAGATACGTGCCAGCATCGTCTGTGAACCGACTCTTGCCTATTGTGCAGAGGATATAAGTCTTGGAGAATACTTGCTTTTGGGCAAGGGGGAAGAAGCCACCGGAGGCAGAGGGCGTGCATCGATCGTATCTGATGCTATGGAAGCGCTGATTGGGGCCATTTATCTGGACGGTGGTTTTGCTAATGCAAAAGAGTTTATCCTTCGATTCATCATGAATGATCTGGAACATAAGCAGCTCTTTTATGATAGCAAGACTATCTTGCAGGAGATCGTACAGAGTAAGACGGACGAGCCCTTAAGCTATGAGCTTTTACGGGAAGAGGGACCGGATCATAACAAGGTATTTGAGTCTCAGGTTATGATAGGCCAGGAGATAATCGGTAAGGGGACCGGACGGACAAAAAAGGCGGCGGAGCAGGTGGCTGCCTATCATGGGATTCTCCGCCTTAAGAATATGGATACGACCTGCGGGCATACCTCTATGTCCAGAAAGCATGGACAATAA
- the smc gene encoding chromosome segregation protein SMC, producing MYLKSIEIQGFKSFANKIVFEFHNGITGIVGPNGSGKSNVADAVRWVLGEQKVKQLRSSNMQDVIFSGTEMRKPQGFAYVAITLDNSDHHLAIDYDQVTVSRRVYRSGESEYMINGSACRLKDIYELFYDTGIGKEGYSIIGQGQIDKILSGKPEERRELFDEAAGIVKFKRRKLIAQKKLEDEKQNLIRVNDILTELEKQVGPLARQSESAKEYLRLKEDLKKYDVNQFLMETEGIQVQMKENQEKETIVAHDLEDAKQTSEGIREEYDVLDTYLAELEEAISKAGNEKNKTNMEMGNLEGRINVLKEQINTEQMNAEHIAGRMRAIHAEIQMKMAQAASYEEERSLIADQVKSAANELKDAEEVLNSEEEKIHLFEQQIEEGKSGIIDILNEKASLTAKQQRYETMLEQVNVRRSEVCQKLLKFKSDESEQDERLEALQKEADEIETKISESQEAQAFSENRAEELEGEVKRLNKNLNDKQQEYHTSYTKLESLRNIAERYEGYGGSIRRIMEVRDRIHGIHGVVADLVKVPKKYEIAIETALGGSIQNIVTDSEETAKQLIEYLKKNRYGRATFLPLTSVSNRDSFRQDRALTEPGVLGLANTLVEAEDRYKGLLNYLLGRVVVVDTIEHAIALAKKFQYSFRIVTLEGELLSVGGSMTGGAFKNSSNLLGRKREMEELEEICSKALTDVERLEKELVLSEGLLGESREELEKIRAEKQQLYLKQNTVKINIRRIEDKKEEIKESYGDLERENGQLEVQIREISTSQQELLSAIDKLERQNQETVGELERLNGGLETARADREQYSRDLSSVQLKTSSLKQKDDFELENIRRVKEESHRLEEELAGLSNGTHGSNSIIEEKQKEIEVLKGRIAEEKVYSEELEGIINEKSTKKESSSREQKELFRKREELTGRISLLDKELFRLQSQKEKLDEWMEGHINYMWNEYELTFSTAKDLKNQEWTSLPEIKRMIQSLKEEIRKLGNVNVNAIEDYKEVSERYEFMKTQHDDLVAAEGTLLKIIDELDTGMRKQFEEKFREIRQEFDKVFKELFGGGRGTLELVEDEDILEAGIQIISQPPGKKLQNMMQLSGGEKALTAIALLFAIQNLKPSPFCLLDEIEAALDDSNVDRFAKYLHKLTKYTQFIVITHRRGTMLSADRLYGITMQEKGVSTLVSVNLIEEDLES from the coding sequence ATGTATTTAAAAAGTATTGAAATCCAAGGTTTTAAATCTTTTGCCAATAAGATCGTCTTTGAATTTCATAATGGGATCACCGGCATCGTAGGCCCTAACGGCAGCGGTAAGAGCAATGTCGCCGATGCCGTGCGCTGGGTGCTTGGTGAACAAAAGGTAAAGCAGCTTCGAAGCTCCAACATGCAGGATGTGATTTTCTCTGGAACTGAAATGAGAAAACCTCAGGGCTTTGCCTATGTTGCCATTACCCTTGATAATTCCGATCACCATCTGGCTATTGATTATGACCAGGTAACGGTATCAAGAAGGGTTTACCGCTCCGGCGAAAGTGAGTACATGATCAATGGCAGTGCCTGCCGTTTAAAGGATATTTATGAATTGTTCTATGATACCGGTATCGGTAAGGAAGGCTATTCCATTATCGGACAGGGACAGATTGATAAGATATTAAGCGGAAAGCCGGAGGAGCGAAGAGAATTATTTGATGAGGCCGCCGGCATTGTTAAATTTAAACGGCGCAAGCTTATCGCCCAGAAGAAGCTTGAAGATGAAAAACAAAACCTTATCCGTGTCAATGACATTCTCACAGAGCTTGAAAAGCAGGTCGGCCCCCTGGCAAGGCAATCTGAGTCGGCCAAGGAATATCTTCGCTTAAAAGAAGATTTAAAAAAGTATGATGTTAACCAGTTCCTGATGGAGACTGAGGGAATCCAGGTACAGATGAAGGAAAACCAGGAAAAGGAAACCATTGTAGCTCATGATCTGGAGGATGCAAAGCAGACATCAGAGGGCATAAGGGAAGAATATGATGTTCTGGATACATATTTAGCGGAGCTTGAGGAGGCTATCAGCAAGGCTGGCAATGAGAAAAATAAAACCAACATGGAAATGGGAAACCTGGAAGGCCGGATCAATGTACTTAAGGAACAGATCAATACGGAGCAGATGAATGCAGAGCACATTGCAGGGCGCATGAGGGCTATTCATGCTGAAATCCAGATGAAAATGGCTCAGGCTGCTTCTTATGAGGAAGAACGTTCCCTGATTGCCGACCAGGTAAAATCCGCAGCAAATGAACTGAAAGATGCGGAAGAGGTCCTGAATTCAGAAGAAGAGAAAATCCATCTTTTTGAACAGCAGATTGAGGAAGGAAAGAGCGGCATCATTGATATCCTCAATGAAAAAGCTTCCTTAACCGCAAAACAACAGCGGTATGAAACTATGCTGGAACAGGTGAATGTACGTCGTTCTGAGGTTTGCCAGAAGCTTTTAAAGTTTAAAAGTGATGAGTCGGAGCAGGATGAACGTCTGGAAGCTCTTCAAAAAGAAGCAGATGAGATAGAAACCAAGATCTCGGAAAGCCAGGAAGCCCAGGCGTTCAGTGAGAACCGTGCAGAGGAGCTGGAAGGCGAGGTCAAAAGGCTTAATAAGAACTTAAATGACAAACAGCAGGAATATCATACCAGTTATACAAAGCTGGAGTCTTTAAGAAACATAGCTGAGCGGTATGAAGGCTATGGCGGCAGCATTCGCCGTATCATGGAGGTAAGGGACAGGATCCATGGAATTCACGGGGTTGTAGCGGATCTGGTCAAGGTGCCGAAAAAATATGAAATTGCCATTGAGACCGCTCTTGGCGGAAGTATTCAGAATATTGTTACTGATTCCGAAGAAACTGCCAAGCAGCTTATTGAATACCTAAAGAAAAACCGGTATGGAAGAGCCACCTTCCTACCATTAACCAGCGTCAGCAACAGGGATTCCTTCCGCCAGGACAGGGCCCTTACGGAGCCGGGAGTATTGGGACTTGCTAATACCCTGGTGGAAGCGGAAGACCGGTATAAAGGCCTTTTAAATTATCTGCTGGGCCGTGTGGTTGTGGTGGATACCATTGAACACGCCATTGCACTTGCAAAAAAGTTCCAGTATTCTTTCAGGATCGTAACGCTGGAAGGAGAGCTTCTCAGCGTAGGCGGATCCATGACGGGCGGTGCCTTTAAAAATTCCAGCAATCTTTTAGGGCGTAAGCGTGAGATGGAGGAACTGGAAGAGATCTGCTCCAAGGCTCTTACCGATGTGGAACGGCTGGAAAAAGAACTGGTGTTAAGCGAGGGACTCCTTGGGGAAAGCAGGGAAGAACTTGAAAAGATCCGGGCGGAAAAACAGCAGCTTTATTTAAAGCAAAATACGGTTAAAATAAATATACGCAGGATTGAAGATAAAAAAGAAGAAATCAAGGAATCTTACGGAGACTTAGAGCGTGAAAATGGCCAGCTTGAAGTACAGATTCGTGAAATCAGTACCAGCCAGCAGGAACTTCTTTCAGCCATTGATAAGCTGGAGAGGCAGAATCAGGAAACGGTCGGAGAGCTGGAACGCTTAAACGGCGGGCTTGAAACGGCCAGGGCAGACCGGGAGCAGTATTCCAGGGACTTATCATCTGTCCAGCTGAAAACCTCAAGTTTAAAGCAAAAGGATGATTTTGAACTGGAAAATATTCGGCGTGTAAAGGAAGAAAGCCATCGTCTGGAGGAAGAACTTGCCGGACTTTCAAACGGAACTCATGGTTCTAACTCCATTATCGAAGAGAAACAGAAAGAAATTGAGGTATTAAAGGGCAGGATTGCGGAAGAAAAGGTATACTCAGAAGAACTGGAAGGCATCATAAATGAGAAGTCCACGAAAAAAGAGTCCAGTTCCAGGGAGCAGAAGGAACTGTTCCGAAAACGAGAAGAGCTTACGGGAAGGATCAGCCTTTTGGATAAAGAACTGTTCCGTTTGCAAAGCCAGAAGGAAAAGCTTGATGAGTGGATGGAGGGCCATATCAATTACATGTGGAATGAATATGAGCTGACTTTTTCCACTGCAAAGGATTTAAAGAACCAGGAATGGACGTCACTTCCTGAAATCAAACGTATGATCCAGTCCTTAAAAGAGGAAATCCGGAAGCTTGGCAATGTCAATGTCAATGCCATTGAGGATTACAAAGAGGTATCAGAGCGCTATGAATTCATGAAGACCCAGCACGATGATCTGGTAGCCGCAGAGGGCACCTTATTAAAGATCATCGATGAACTGGATACGGGAATGAGAAAACAATTCGAGGAAAAGTTCCGGGAAATACGGCAGGAGTTTGATAAAGTGTTTAAGGAACTTTTCGGAGGTGGACGAGGAACATTAGAGCTGGTGGAGGATGAGGATATCCTAGAAGCAGGAATTCAGATCATATCCCAGCCGCCTGGCAAGAAGCTTCAGAATATGATGCAGCTTTCCGGTGGGGAAAAGGCATTGACGGCTATTGCGCTGCTGTTTGCCATCCAGAACTTAAAGCCCTCTCCATTCTGCCTACTTGACGAGATCGAAGCAGCCCTTGATGATTCCAACGTGGACCGTTTTGCAAAATACCTGCATAAACTGACGAAATATACTCAGTTTATTGTTATTACACACAGGCGTGGTACCATGTTATCTGCAGACCGTCTATATGGTATTACCATGCAGGAAAAGGGCGTTTCAACGCTAGTATCTGTAAACCTGATTGAAGAAGATTTAGAAAGTTAA
- the ftsY gene encoding signal recognition particle-docking protein FtsY, whose protein sequence is MGEKMGFFGKLVAGLQKTRDNIVAGVDSIFSGFSAIDDEFYEEIEEILIMGDLGIQTTMSIMEDLRKKVKEQNIKDPMECKQLLMDSIMEQMDLGENAYEFEKRSSVLLIIGVNGVGKTTSVGKLAGQMKDDGKKVIVAAADTFRAAAIEQLSEWAKRAGVDIIAQQEGSDPAAVVYDAVAAAKSRHADLLICDTAGRLHNKKNLMEELKKINRIIDKEYPEAYRETLVVLDGTTGQNALVQAKQFMEVADITGIILTKLDGTAKGGIAVAIQSELGIPVKYIGVGEKLDDLQKFNAKEFVSALFHVEEKEEA, encoded by the coding sequence ATGGGTGAGAAAATGGGATTCTTTGGCAAGCTGGTTGCCGGGCTGCAGAAGACAAGGGATAACATCGTCGCAGGCGTAGATTCCATATTCAGTGGTTTTTCAGCCATTGATGATGAGTTTTATGAAGAAATTGAGGAGATCCTGATTATGGGGGATCTGGGTATCCAGACCACCATGTCCATTATGGAGGATTTGAGAAAGAAAGTAAAAGAACAAAACATCAAGGATCCCATGGAGTGCAAACAGCTTCTCATGGACAGCATCATGGAACAGATGGATCTGGGAGAAAATGCCTATGAATTTGAAAAACGGAGTTCCGTTCTTTTGATCATCGGCGTAAATGGAGTGGGAAAAACCACATCAGTGGGCAAGCTGGCCGGGCAGATGAAGGATGACGGAAAAAAGGTGATCGTTGCTGCGGCGGATACCTTCCGTGCGGCAGCCATAGAGCAGCTTAGTGAATGGGCTAAGAGGGCCGGAGTGGACATCATCGCCCAGCAGGAAGGCTCCGACCCTGCGGCAGTTGTTTATGATGCGGTAGCAGCGGCAAAATCCAGACATGCGGATCTTTTGATCTGTGATACTGCAGGCCGTCTGCATAACAAGAAAAACCTGATGGAAGAGCTTAAAAAGATCAACCGGATCATTGACAAGGAATACCCTGAGGCCTACCGGGAAACCCTGGTAGTGCTTGATGGGACCACGGGACAGAATGCTCTTGTCCAGGCGAAGCAATTTATGGAGGTTGCTGATATTACCGGAATTATCCTAACAAAGCTTGACGGAACTGCAAAAGGAGGCATTGCGGTCGCTATCCAGTCAGAGTTGGGAATTCCTGTAAAATATATTGGGGTAGGAGAGAAACTTGATGACCTGCAGAAATTCAATGCAAAAGAATTTGTAAGCGCATTGTTTCACGTTGAAGAGAAAGAAGAGGCGTAA